A genome region from Conger conger chromosome 16, fConCon1.1, whole genome shotgun sequence includes the following:
- the nme3 gene encoding nucleoside diphosphate kinase 3 isoform X2: MICLVLTIFANIFQTAWTGVNERTFVAVKPDGVHRRLVGEIIRRFERKGFHLVGLKLVQASESLLKAHYWELRDKPFFNGLIRYMSSGPVVAMVWQGLDVVKTARRMLGETNPADSLPGTIRGDYCLEVGRNVIHGSDSVESAQREISLWFQNQELTCWEDSSQHWIYE, from the exons ATGATTTGTCTTGTCTTAACCATATTTGCAAACATCTTCCAGACAG CCTGGACCGGGGTGAACGAGCGGACCTTCGTCGCGGTGAAGCCGGACGGGGTGCACCGGCGTCTGGTGGGCGAGATCATCCGCCGCTTCGAGCGAAAGGGCTTCCACCTGGTGGGGCTCAAACTGGTGCAG GCGTCGGAGAGTCTCCTGAAGGCGCATTACTGGGAGCTGAGGGACAAGCCCTTCTTCAACGGACTCATCCGCTACATGAGCTCTGGACCTGTCGTCGCCATG gtgtggcaGGGTCTGGACGTGGTGAAGACTGCTCGCAGAATGCTGGGAGAGACCAACCCTGCAGACTCACTCCCAGGAACCATCCGAGGGGACTACTGCCTGGAagtgggcag GAATGTGATCCATGGCAGTGACTCAGTGGAAAGTGCTCAGAGGGAGATCTCCCTCTGGTTCCAAAACCAGGAGCTCACGTGCTGGGAGGACAGCAGCCAGCACTGGATCTATGAGTGa
- the nme3 gene encoding nucleoside diphosphate kinase 3 isoform X1 — protein MGPKRSLPDEQEIERSVAKLARIEVCAWTGVNERTFVAVKPDGVHRRLVGEIIRRFERKGFHLVGLKLVQASESLLKAHYWELRDKPFFNGLIRYMSSGPVVAMVWQGLDVVKTARRMLGETNPADSLPGTIRGDYCLEVGRNVIHGSDSVESAQREISLWFQNQELTCWEDSSQHWIYE, from the exons ATGGGGCCAAAAAGGTCACTGCCTGACGAACAGGAGATTGAGAGGTCGGTCGCAAAACTCGCTAGAATTGAGGTGTGCG CCTGGACCGGGGTGAACGAGCGGACCTTCGTCGCGGTGAAGCCGGACGGGGTGCACCGGCGTCTGGTGGGCGAGATCATCCGCCGCTTCGAGCGAAAGGGCTTCCACCTGGTGGGGCTCAAACTGGTGCAG GCGTCGGAGAGTCTCCTGAAGGCGCATTACTGGGAGCTGAGGGACAAGCCCTTCTTCAACGGACTCATCCGCTACATGAGCTCTGGACCTGTCGTCGCCATG gtgtggcaGGGTCTGGACGTGGTGAAGACTGCTCGCAGAATGCTGGGAGAGACCAACCCTGCAGACTCACTCCCAGGAACCATCCGAGGGGACTACTGCCTGGAagtgggcag GAATGTGATCCATGGCAGTGACTCAGTGGAAAGTGCTCAGAGGGAGATCTCCCTCTGGTTCCAAAACCAGGAGCTCACGTGCTGGGAGGACAGCAGCCAGCACTGGATCTATGAGTGa